The following proteins are encoded in a genomic region of Melopsittacus undulatus isolate bMelUnd1 chromosome 8, bMelUnd1.mat.Z, whole genome shotgun sequence:
- the LTO1 gene encoding protein LTO1 homolog isoform X1 codes for MAAVMVGHDMFEEIVMAEERFHGEGYQEGYAEGSHVGVVEGRRYGSLHGAKIGSEIGYYLGFALTWQCLLQKCADERNSKKIRALNSLIRMIQKFPYEDPTYDKLQEDLGKIRGKFKQESLGVKDRTTREVRMGRRKIKIPAHKVAAAQSMKKPYQTP; via the exons ATGGCGGCTGTGATGGTGGGCCACGACATGTTTGAGGAGATTGTGATGGCCGAGGAGAG GTTTCATGGTGAAGGGTATCAGGAGGGGTATGCTGAAGGCAGTCACGTTGGAGTTGTTGAGGGAAGGAGATACGGATCACTCCATGGTGCTAAGATAGGGTCTGAg ATTGGCTACTACCTTGGGTTTGCACTGACATGGCAGTGTCTGCTCCAGAAATGCGCAGATGAAAGGAACAg CAAAAAGATAAGGGCTCTGAATTCCTTAATAAGGATGATTCAAAAATTCCCATATGAAGACCCTACTTATGATAAGCTGCAAGAAGATCTGggaaaaatcagaggaaaattTAAACAG GAATCATTGGGAGTAAAGGATAGAACAACAAGGGAAGTCagaatgggaaggagaaaaattaagatACCTGCTCATAAAGTagctgcagctcagagcatGAAAAAACCCTACCAAACCCCCTAA
- the LTO1 gene encoding protein LTO1 homolog isoform X2 yields the protein MAAVMVGHDMFEEIVMAEERFHGEGYQEGYAEGSHVGVVEGRRYGSLHGAKIGSEIGYYLGFALTWQCLLQKCADERNSKKIRALNSLIRMIQKFPYEDPTYDKLQEDLGKIRGKFKQVCTMLNVQSDFRISTESSSLTF from the exons ATGGCGGCTGTGATGGTGGGCCACGACATGTTTGAGGAGATTGTGATGGCCGAGGAGAG GTTTCATGGTGAAGGGTATCAGGAGGGGTATGCTGAAGGCAGTCACGTTGGAGTTGTTGAGGGAAGGAGATACGGATCACTCCATGGTGCTAAGATAGGGTCTGAg ATTGGCTACTACCTTGGGTTTGCACTGACATGGCAGTGTCTGCTCCAGAAATGCGCAGATGAAAGGAACAg CAAAAAGATAAGGGCTCTGAATTCCTTAATAAGGATGATTCAAAAATTCCCATATGAAGACCCTACTTATGATAAGCTGCAAGAAGATCTGggaaaaatcagaggaaaattTAAACAG GTTTGTACAATGCTAAATGTTCAGTCTGATTTTAGAATCAGTACTGAAAGCTCTTCCCTAACATTTTGA